One Candidatus Cloacimonas sp. DNA window includes the following coding sequences:
- a CDS encoding class I SAM-dependent methyltransferase: MPKISIITYLFSDIEKIIDACEFSPLNAELELEIICPDEEIPKHTVDNIHFRGIKEIGKLPVPTENNICFFADSASFVYYSKQNEVKSPILFVHPEIAILELKETDIFQTDLSIYGLSPCVLENDSAEQLYCKREGLFVYKNLQMFLESKKPNSVLLTTNNRIAEALVSIDNEKWQVFYPEINYRDLRVEDSNAYRLLYIAQKQLLSQMRGLENSYDLAGIRYCQKNYSQSYSFFASHYDEYMAQVDYDIWVNYILSWYKQYSSLKLNKILELACGTANVAQKLVQKGYDVYACDMSLDMLKMASKKPSKPKLYYASMTDPIPGKDYQLVLCIFDSINYLTQAKQISKTLSEVSLALEKGGLFIFDISTLENSIDNFANICDLQHYSDGFMVHQAWFESVQLWQKSALHFFQKDAIGYNYQYEQHLQRVYFTTELLELINNSSLKVKAIHSAQNKTNLYPKHLSGIDEKYSRLFFILEKV; the protein is encoded by the coding sequence ATGCCAAAAATATCCATTATAACCTACTTGTTTTCCGATATTGAAAAAATAATCGACGCCTGTGAATTCTCTCCGTTAAATGCGGAACTTGAATTGGAAATTATTTGCCCAGACGAAGAAATCCCCAAACACACTGTAGATAACATTCATTTCAGAGGCATTAAGGAAATAGGCAAACTTCCTGTTCCTACTGAAAATAATATCTGTTTCTTTGCCGATTCTGCTTCTTTTGTTTATTACAGCAAGCAAAACGAAGTAAAATCACCGATTCTATTTGTCCATCCCGAAATAGCAATTTTGGAACTGAAAGAGACCGATATATTTCAAACTGATCTTTCTATCTATGGCTTGAGCCCTTGTGTTCTGGAAAATGATTCTGCGGAACAACTTTATTGTAAAAGAGAGGGTCTTTTTGTTTATAAGAATCTACAGATGTTTTTGGAAAGTAAAAAACCCAATTCTGTTTTGCTAACCACCAATAACAGAATTGCTGAGGCACTTGTAAGTATAGACAATGAAAAGTGGCAAGTGTTTTATCCTGAAATCAATTATCGAGACCTGAGGGTGGAAGACAGTAACGCATACCGGTTATTGTATATTGCCCAAAAGCAATTACTTAGCCAAATGCGGGGATTGGAAAACAGTTATGATTTGGCAGGAATACGCTATTGCCAAAAGAACTATTCACAGTCCTATTCATTTTTTGCCAGCCATTACGATGAATATATGGCACAGGTAGATTACGATATATGGGTGAACTATATCTTATCTTGGTATAAACAATACTCTTCTTTGAAACTGAATAAAATTCTGGAGCTTGCTTGTGGAACGGCAAATGTAGCCCAGAAACTGGTTCAAAAAGGTTATGATGTTTATGCTTGCGATATGTCTTTAGATATGCTGAAAATGGCATCCAAAAAGCCATCAAAACCAAAATTATATTATGCTTCTATGACCGATCCCATTCCTGGTAAGGATTATCAACTGGTGCTTTGTATATTTGACAGTATAAACTACCTTACACAAGCAAAACAGATTAGTAAAACTCTTTCCGAGGTCTCGTTGGCTTTAGAAAAAGGGGGATTGTTTATTTTTGATATTTCCACTCTGGAAAACAGCATTGATAATTTTGCCAATATCTGTGATTTGCAACATTATTCTGATGGTTTTATGGTTCATCAAGCGTGGTTTGAAAGTGTTCAACTGTGGCAAAAATCAGCTCTGCACTTCTTTCAAAAAGATGCCATCGGTTATAACTATCAATATGAACAACATTTACAAAGAGTTTATTTTACAACTGAACTGCTGGAATTGATCAATAATTCTTCTCTTAAAGTGAAAGCCATTCATAGCGCCCAAAACAAAACAAATCTATATCCAAAACACTTGTCTGGCATAGATGAAAAATATAGTCGCTTGTTCTTCATCTTAGAAAAGGTGTAA
- a CDS encoding 3-methyl-2-oxobutanoate dehydrogenase subunit VorB → MSKILMKGNEAIAEAAIRSGCRLYFAYPITPQSELIEYMAKMMPKVKGTFIQAESEVAAINMVYGAAGSGKRVMTSSSSPGISLKMEGLSYIAGAELPCVVVNVQRGGPGLGDIQPAQGDYFQATKGGGHGDYRLIVLAPSSVQEFADMASEAFDLADKYRNPVMILADGMLGQMMEPVEFKPAKTEEELQELANQHLSWCICPNEDGDKKHHHEINSLELDPQVLEQHVLNLYKKYAIIDKNEIRYETYNVSDDNEVLCVAWGTASRVVKSAINEVLKEGKNVGLIRPIRVWPYPYDAIKQAIGKNVKKVYVFELNSGQMVEDVKIAVEGKVPVDFWGKVGGVVFTPAEIKEKLESCF, encoded by the coding sequence ATGTCTAAAATTTTAATGAAAGGTAATGAAGCAATTGCAGAAGCGGCAATTAGAAGTGGTTGTCGATTGTATTTTGCCTATCCCATTACACCCCAAAGCGAATTAATTGAATATATGGCAAAAATGATGCCTAAAGTAAAAGGCACTTTTATTCAAGCAGAAAGTGAAGTTGCTGCCATCAATATGGTTTACGGTGCTGCTGGAAGTGGAAAAAGAGTGATGACTTCCTCCTCTTCACCTGGCATTTCTTTAAAAATGGAAGGTCTTTCATATATTGCTGGTGCAGAACTTCCTTGTGTGGTAGTTAATGTTCAACGCGGTGGTCCCGGTTTGGGAGACATCCAACCCGCCCAAGGTGATTATTTTCAGGCAACTAAAGGCGGTGGTCATGGCGATTATCGTTTAATTGTTTTGGCTCCAAGTTCGGTTCAGGAATTTGCCGATATGGCAAGTGAAGCATTTGATTTGGCAGATAAATATCGTAATCCCGTTATGATTCTTGCCGACGGAATGCTGGGACAAATGATGGAGCCGGTGGAATTTAAGCCGGCAAAAACGGAAGAGGAATTACAAGAGCTTGCCAATCAACATCTTTCCTGGTGTATTTGTCCCAATGAAGATGGCGATAAAAAGCATCATCATGAAATAAATTCCTTGGAACTTGATCCCCAAGTTTTGGAACAGCATGTTCTGAACCTCTATAAAAAATACGCGATAATAGATAAAAATGAAATTCGTTATGAGACCTATAATGTCTCCGATGATAATGAAGTTCTTTGCGTTGCATGGGGAACTGCCAGCCGGGTTGTAAAATCAGCCATCAATGAAGTTCTTAAGGAAGGGAAGAATGTTGGTTTAATTCGTCCCATTCGTGTTTGGCCCTATCCCTATGATGCAATTAAACAAGCAATTGGGAAAAATGTGAAAAAAGTATATGTATTTGAACTCAATTCGGGACAAATGGTAGAAGATGTAAAAATTGCCGTAGAAGGAAAGGTTCCGGTTGATTTTTGGGGAAAAGTGGGAGGCGTCGTTTTCACTCCTGCTGAGATCAAAGAAAAACTGGAATCGTGTTTTTAA
- a CDS encoding thiamine pyrophosphate-dependent enzyme, whose amino-acid sequence MEIIAKRPEALTKVPFHYCPGCMHGVAHRLIAEAIDENGLINQIAGVAPVGCAVFAYNYFNCDMAEAAHGRAPAVATGIKRARPDMHVFTYQGDGDLAAIGTAEIIHSANRGEKISVFFVNNAIYGMTGGQMAPTTLPDMKTTTSPYGRNVDDIGYPIRVCELLSTLVAPYYIERVSLLSPADIIKAKKAVSKAIRYNKENRGFTFIEFISTCPTNWGYEPEQARQWAKENMLPFFKPGVFRDKGEGVE is encoded by the coding sequence ATGGAAATTATTGCAAAACGCCCTGAAGCACTTACAAAAGTCCCTTTCCATTATTGTCCTGGATGTATGCATGGTGTAGCTCATAGATTAATTGCCGAAGCAATAGATGAAAATGGTTTAATCAATCAAATAGCTGGTGTGGCACCCGTCGGTTGTGCTGTTTTTGCCTACAATTATTTTAATTGTGATATGGCTGAAGCAGCTCATGGAAGGGCTCCTGCCGTTGCTACTGGAATAAAAAGAGCCCGTCCTGATATGCATGTATTTACTTATCAGGGAGATGGTGATTTAGCTGCCATAGGAACTGCTGAAATTATCCATTCTGCAAATCGGGGAGAAAAGATAAGCGTGTTCTTCGTTAATAATGCAATTTATGGTATGACCGGAGGACAAATGGCTCCTACAACTTTGCCTGATATGAAAACCACTACCAGTCCTTATGGAAGAAATGTAGATGATATTGGTTACCCAATTAGGGTTTGTGAACTATTATCTACTTTGGTGGCTCCCTATTATATTGAAAGGGTCTCACTTTTAAGTCCTGCCGATATCATTAAAGCCAAAAAAGCGGTTAGCAAAGCAATTCGTTATAATAAAGAAAATCGCGGTTTTACCTTTATAGAATTTATCAGCACCTGCCCTACCAATTGGGGTTATGAACCTGAACAAGCAAGGCAATGGGCAAAAGAAAATATGCTACCTTTCTTCAAACCAGGTGTCTTTCGCGATAAAGGTGAAGGAGTGGAATAA
- the pyrE gene encoding orotate phosphoribosyltransferase — translation MEENELITIATYTNPFEAELAKGFLEESGFHPYLLNERMMSMYASIAGDMYKIELQVPENEEHEAKELITGLEDSDYVTKILHSEGALLKGHFQLTSGKHSKQYIEKIRILQNPAAAHNLCKLLANRLADYDFDAIVGPAYGGIALAFDVALLMNKSFLFTQRKDGEMTLRSGFDLSKIRKTVIVEDILTTGGSIQEVINCLENKGLEVIAIGVLVDRSGGNVQFSLPMEPLLSLDIPAYEPENCDACKQSIPLIKPGSSDKV, via the coding sequence ATGGAAGAGAATGAACTTATCACCATTGCTACCTATACAAATCCCTTTGAAGCTGAATTAGCAAAGGGTTTTTTGGAAGAATCCGGTTTTCATCCCTATTTACTAAATGAAAGAATGATGAGTATGTATGCTTCCATCGCCGGGGATATGTATAAAATTGAATTGCAGGTTCCGGAAAATGAGGAACACGAAGCTAAAGAACTTATCACAGGTCTGGAAGATTCGGACTATGTAACAAAGATTTTGCATAGCGAAGGAGCTCTGCTGAAAGGTCATTTTCAATTAACCTCAGGCAAACATAGCAAACAGTATATAGAAAAAATCAGAATCCTCCAAAATCCGGCTGCGGCTCATAATCTCTGTAAGCTCCTTGCCAATCGTCTTGCCGATTATGATTTTGATGCCATTGTGGGTCCCGCTTACGGAGGCATCGCTCTTGCTTTTGATGTTGCTTTGCTGATGAACAAAAGTTTTCTCTTTACGCAACGCAAAGATGGAGAAATGACTTTACGCAGCGGTTTTGACCTCTCTAAAATTCGGAAAACGGTAATTGTGGAAGATATTCTTACTACGGGTGGAAGTATTCAAGAAGTTATTAACTGTCTGGAAAATAAGGGATTGGAAGTTATTGCCATTGGAGTTTTAGTAGATAGAAGCGGTGGGAATGTGCAATTTTCTCTTCCGATGGAACCATTGCTAAGCTTAGATATTCCTGCCTATGAGCCCGAAAATTGTGATGCCTGTAAGCAGAGTATTCCTCTCATAAAACCCGGCAGCAGTGATAAAGTATAA
- a CDS encoding ferredoxin family protein, with product MPKMTVDPNYCKGCGLCIIACPRKIIHLSENINAKGYNYAECIEQEKCTACKLCYITCPDVAITIEK from the coding sequence ATGCCCAAAATGACTGTTGATCCCAATTACTGCAAAGGTTGTGGTTTGTGCATAATTGCTTGTCCGAGAAAGATTATTCATTTATCGGAAAACATTAATGCCAAGGGCTATAACTATGCAGAGTGTATTGAGCAGGAAAAGTGTACTGCCTGCAAACTTTGTTATATAACCTGTCCCGATGTGGCGATTACGATTGAGAAGTGA
- a CDS encoding indolepyruvate oxidoreductase subunit beta, with product MKQDIILAGVGGQGILTIATILGTAAINRGMNLKQAEVHGMSQRGGDVQSHLRLSDDPIWSDLIPFGSADMILSVEPLEALRYLPYLKEDGWIISNSTPFKNIPNYPPEEDIYKEIRKIPNYVLFDADTLAKEQKANRSMNIVVLGAAITHLGFTLEEIEEAIKVIFAPKGEAIVEANLRALQAGMAAN from the coding sequence ATGAAACAGGATATAATACTTGCTGGTGTTGGTGGACAAGGTATATTAACCATAGCCACCATTCTTGGAACCGCTGCAATTAATAGAGGAATGAATTTAAAACAGGCAGAAGTGCATGGAATGAGTCAAAGAGGGGGAGATGTGCAATCTCACTTACGCCTTTCCGATGATCCAATTTGGAGTGATTTAATACCTTTTGGCTCAGCGGATATGATTTTAAGCGTGGAACCCTTGGAAGCATTACGCTATCTGCCATATTTAAAAGAAGACGGTTGGATTATATCTAATTCCACCCCCTTTAAAAATATTCCCAATTATCCTCCGGAAGAGGATATCTATAAGGAAATCAGAAAAATACCCAATTATGTTCTTTTTGATGCAGATACTTTAGCCAAAGAACAAAAAGCCAATCGTAGTATGAATATTGTGGTTTTGGGTGCGGCGATAACTCATCTTGGTTTTACTTTAGAAGAAATTGAAGAAGCAATCAAAGTGATTTTTGCTCCCAAAGGGGAAGCAATTGTAGAAGCAAATTTACGCGCTCTCCAAGCCGGAATGGCAGCAAATTAA
- a CDS encoding septal ring lytic transglycosylase RlpA family protein: MMKKHKKKLLACLIGIQVMFIAPVIAQTIASLNEEELITEQRGVVIDSLQTQEPPGAPPGEKMVATFYSKRFQGRRTASGEKYDRDALTCAHKTLPFQTLLKITNPQNNKSITVRVNDRGPFNRGRDIDLSYAAAKEIDMLSAGVIPVIVEILSPTPTDSLLAKR; the protein is encoded by the coding sequence ATGATGAAGAAACACAAAAAGAAATTATTGGCTTGCTTAATTGGAATTCAGGTTATGTTTATTGCGCCTGTAATTGCCCAAACCATAGCAAGCTTAAATGAAGAAGAATTAATTACGGAACAAAGAGGGGTTGTAATTGATTCTTTGCAAACTCAAGAACCGCCGGGAGCTCCCCCGGGTGAAAAAATGGTCGCTACTTTTTATTCTAAACGATTTCAGGGTAGAAGAACGGCAAGTGGCGAAAAATATGATCGCGATGCCCTCACTTGTGCCCATAAGACCCTCCCCTTTCAAACCTTATTAAAAATAACCAATCCTCAAAACAACAAATCCATAACCGTGCGCGTTAACGACAGAGGTCCCTTCAATCGTGGCAGAGATATCGATCTTTCTTATGCTGCGGCAAAAGAAATTGATATGCTTTCTGCTGGTGTAATACCTGTAATTGTGGAAATATTATCTCCCACACCAACGGATTCTTTGCTGGCAAAACGATAG
- a CDS encoding M55 family metallopeptidase produces the protein MKIFISTDMEGMPGTFNWEQEKTNRPEVMKNYQAHITDCLNAILFSGFNEFIEEITIADSHSGGDNLSYDITALDKRISLISGGPRPQYMMPAFSKDYSMVFLLGYHSGTGALKGNMDHTYSNSKIFKIWINDIPMNEAIINSAYAGHLGVPVALISGDKALEEEIAVAMPWVHFVRTKEAVAKFAAKNYSSIVVKETLVKAVQSALAQKNIPLYTFTSPIRLKIEFHSTSMTDCAALMPHTKRLNGRTIEYIDDDYGVIFEAIMALVTLAYGSTL, from the coding sequence ATGAAAATTTTCATTTCCACCGATATGGAAGGAATGCCGGGAACTTTTAACTGGGAACAAGAAAAAACCAACCGCCCGGAGGTGATGAAAAATTACCAGGCACATATAACCGATTGCCTGAATGCTATTTTATTCAGCGGTTTTAACGAATTCATAGAAGAAATTACCATTGCCGATTCTCATAGCGGAGGAGATAATTTGAGCTATGATATAACCGCTTTGGATAAAAGAATTTCGCTAATTTCAGGCGGACCTCGACCTCAATATATGATGCCTGCTTTCAGTAAGGATTATTCTATGGTCTTTTTGCTGGGTTATCATTCTGGAACTGGCGCTCTGAAAGGGAATATGGACCATACATATTCTAACAGTAAAATATTTAAGATCTGGATAAATGATATCCCAATGAACGAGGCAATCATAAATTCTGCTTACGCAGGTCATTTGGGTGTGCCGGTGGCTTTAATAAGTGGTGACAAAGCATTGGAAGAAGAAATTGCAGTAGCTATGCCTTGGGTTCATTTTGTTAGAACTAAAGAAGCGGTTGCCAAATTTGCCGCGAAAAATTATTCTTCCATAGTAGTGAAAGAAACACTCGTAAAAGCAGTTCAGTCAGCTTTAGCTCAAAAAAATATTCCACTTTATACTTTTACCAGCCCTATCCGTCTAAAAATTGAGTTTCATTCTACTTCTATGACCGATTGTGCAGCTCTGATGCCACATACAAAACGCCTAAATGGGAGAACCATTGAATATATTGATGACGATTATGGAGTTATCTTTGAAGCAATAATGGCTTTGGTAACGCTGGCTTATGGGTCAACTCTGTAA
- a CDS encoding pseudouridine-5'-phosphate glycosidase produces MRPPLYYTSAIQQALKTNKPILAMESTVLTHGLPYPDNLLILDDLEALCLDLKVEPATVIILDGKIHIGMGEAEKAILKQKIIRKQELHKFGMRDIPYAISNQKSGGTTVSATMLLCFKAGIKVFATGGIGGVHKNWNETLDISSDLKALAQIPIIVISAGCKAILDIPATLEVLESEAVPVLGWKTNEFPAFYSRRSGKKIDRIESAKDVVNIYQVMQELYPQPTGILVANPVPEKDEIPFAEMDKYIAAAVEEAKAKKICGKDLTPFLLAKLAEKTVGKSVQTNLALLKNNIIIGAQIAKEL; encoded by the coding sequence ATGCGTCCGCCATTATATTATACATCCGCTATACAACAAGCGTTAAAAACCAATAAACCAATTCTGGCAATGGAATCAACCGTCCTTACTCATGGTTTGCCTTATCCCGATAATTTATTAATCTTAGACGATCTGGAAGCCCTTTGTTTAGATCTGAAAGTGGAGCCAGCAACAGTAATTATTTTGGATGGCAAAATTCACATCGGAATGGGTGAAGCGGAAAAAGCGATTCTGAAACAAAAAATAATACGGAAACAAGAGCTGCATAAATTTGGTATGCGAGACATTCCCTATGCCATAAGTAATCAAAAAAGCGGAGGAACAACCGTTTCTGCCACAATGCTGCTCTGTTTTAAGGCAGGTATAAAGGTCTTTGCTACCGGAGGAATTGGAGGGGTTCATAAAAATTGGAATGAGACATTGGATATATCTTCTGATTTAAAAGCTCTTGCTCAAATACCGATAATAGTAATTTCCGCTGGGTGTAAAGCCATTTTGGATATTCCTGCTACGCTGGAAGTTCTGGAAAGTGAAGCAGTTCCAGTTTTGGGATGGAAGACCAATGAATTTCCTGCTTTTTATTCACGCCGAAGCGGAAAAAAGATAGACAGAATTGAAAGCGCCAAAGATGTGGTAAATATCTATCAAGTAATGCAAGAATTGTATCCGCAACCTACCGGAATTTTAGTGGCAAATCCCGTGCCGGAAAAGGACGAAATTCCTTTTGCGGAAATGGATAAATATATCGCAGCAGCGGTTGAAGAAGCCAAAGCAAAAAAGATTTGTGGAAAGGATTTAACCCCCTTCCTACTGGCAAAGTTAGCAGAAAAAACGGTTGGCAAATCGGTTCAGACCAATCTGGCTTTGCTAAAAAATAATATAATAATCGGCGCACAAATCGCCAAGGAGCTATAA
- a CDS encoding 2-oxoacid:acceptor oxidoreductase family protein has protein sequence MTTEMICAGFGGQGVLTIGKFIAQAAMQEGKNVSWLPSYGPEMRGGTANVSTVVSTEPIASPIVSFPDVLVALNQPSIDKFAPSMRAGGILIYNTNMCPRGCKREDITKIAIPMNDIATEIGSMIVLNMLATGVVIGKTNIIQYETLEQNLTSFMKEKNPDLLAKNLTAIKRGIEIAKQHT, from the coding sequence ATGACTACGGAAATGATTTGTGCTGGTTTTGGCGGTCAAGGAGTTCTTACTATAGGCAAATTTATTGCCCAAGCAGCAATGCAAGAAGGGAAGAATGTTTCTTGGCTACCTTCTTACGGTCCCGAAATGAGAGGTGGAACTGCTAATGTATCTACTGTTGTTTCCACTGAACCGATTGCCTCTCCAATCGTCAGTTTTCCAGATGTGCTGGTAGCTTTAAATCAGCCCTCCATCGATAAATTCGCTCCTTCTATGCGCGCTGGCGGCATATTAATTTATAATACCAATATGTGTCCTCGCGGATGTAAAAGGGAAGATATAACCAAGATAGCGATACCGATGAATGATATTGCAACTGAGATTGGAAGTATGATTGTGCTCAATATGCTGGCAACTGGTGTTGTTATTGGGAAAACAAATATCATCCAATACGAAACTCTGGAACAGAATTTAACTTCCTTTATGAAGGAGAAAAATCCTGATTTGCTTGCCAAAAATCTCACTGCCATCAAACGCGGAATAGAGATCGCTAAACAACATACTTGA
- a CDS encoding thiamine pyrophosphate-dependent enzyme gives MPKLMLLGDEALAQGALDAGISGFYGYPGTPSTEIIEYAQRSKQAAENNIHRTWSSNEKTALETALGMSASGKRAMVTMKHVGLNVAADPLMNSAITGASGGLIIAVADDPSMHSSQNEQDSRYYGHFAMIPVLEPGNQQECYDMAFYGFELSEKYHIPVLLRLTTRLAHSRSGVITKEPIPQNKMRKPEDMYQFMLLPAIARKKYQHHLELQNNFLAEAENSLYNVYEGEANSKKLGIITTGLAYNYLREAFKGEKIPYPVLRIGQYPIPEKQIHQLYDSCDELLIIEEGMPIVEEQLKGLAFPCLKPIHGRLDGYLPRAGELNPNLVAKAFLMPDTTGKPVPEIVVGRPPALCVGCPHSDTFLSLNEVMAEYGRGNVFSDIGCYSLGFMPPYNTINSCVDMGASITMAKGAADSGLFPAIAIIGDSTFCHSGLTGLLDCIYDKANVVIIILDNSTTAMTGGQNYTGYGKLEDICSGLGVEKEHIRVFVPLKKNYPEIINIYKEELAYKGVSVIIARRECIQTLKKKNKMETEE, from the coding sequence ATGCCAAAACTTATGCTTTTGGGAGATGAAGCCCTTGCTCAAGGTGCTTTGGATGCAGGAATTTCCGGCTTCTATGGTTATCCGGGAACTCCTTCCACCGAGATCATTGAATATGCCCAAAGATCAAAACAGGCAGCGGAAAACAATATTCACCGAACTTGGAGTTCGAACGAAAAAACCGCTCTGGAAACAGCTTTGGGGATGAGTGCATCAGGAAAAAGAGCTATGGTAACGATGAAACATGTGGGTCTGAATGTGGCAGCCGATCCATTAATGAATTCAGCCATCACAGGAGCCAGCGGTGGTTTAATAATTGCCGTGGCGGATGATCCTTCTATGCATAGTTCTCAAAACGAGCAGGATAGCCGTTATTATGGTCACTTTGCGATGATTCCTGTTTTAGAGCCAGGTAATCAACAAGAATGTTATGATATGGCTTTTTATGGTTTTGAGCTATCTGAAAAGTATCATATACCTGTTCTTTTGCGTTTAACCACTCGCTTAGCGCATTCACGCTCTGGCGTAATAACCAAAGAACCTATTCCTCAGAATAAAATGCGTAAACCGGAAGATATGTATCAGTTTATGCTTTTACCTGCCATTGCCAGAAAGAAATATCAACATCATTTGGAATTGCAAAATAATTTTCTGGCAGAAGCGGAAAATTCACTTTATAATGTCTATGAAGGGGAAGCAAATTCCAAAAAACTGGGTATTATTACAACCGGCTTAGCTTATAACTATCTGCGAGAAGCGTTTAAGGGTGAAAAAATCCCTTATCCGGTTTTGAGAATAGGTCAGTATCCTATTCCTGAAAAGCAAATTCACCAGCTTTACGATAGTTGCGACGAACTGTTAATTATCGAAGAAGGAATGCCTATAGTGGAAGAACAGTTAAAAGGACTTGCTTTTCCTTGTTTAAAACCCATTCATGGTCGTTTGGACGGCTATCTCCCACGCGCTGGGGAACTGAATCCCAATCTTGTAGCTAAAGCATTTTTAATGCCAGATACAACTGGTAAGCCAGTTCCGGAAATTGTAGTTGGCAGACCTCCTGCTTTATGCGTCGGTTGCCCTCATTCCGATACTTTTCTTTCGCTGAATGAAGTTATGGCTGAATATGGAAGAGGCAATGTTTTTAGTGATATTGGTTGTTACTCTCTTGGTTTTATGCCACCGTATAATACCATCAATTCTTGTGTGGATATGGGCGCTTCCATTACAATGGCAAAAGGGGCTGCCGATAGTGGACTTTTTCCAGCCATAGCTATAATTGGAGATAGCACTTTTTGTCATTCCGGATTAACTGGATTGCTGGATTGTATTTACGATAAAGCTAATGTAGTGATTATTATTTTGGATAATTCCACCACTGCTATGACCGGTGGGCAGAATTATACGGGATATGGAAAACTGGAAGATATTTGTTCAGGTTTGGGAGTGGAAAAAGAACATATCAGGGTATTTGTTCCCCTGAAGAAAAATTATCCCGAAATTATCAATATCTATAAGGAAGAACTCGCTTACAAGGGTGTTTCCGTTATTATTGCCCGCAGGGAATGCATTCAGACCTTAAAGAAAAAGAACAAAATGGAGACGGAAGAATGA